A single window of Syntrophotalea acetylenica DNA harbors:
- a CDS encoding exonuclease SbcCD subunit D C-terminal domain-containing protein, producing MKLLHTSDWHIGRTLYGRKRYEEFEAFLDWLVRVIQQHRIDALLVAGDVFDTSAPSNRAQQLYYRLLCRVAASCCRHVVIVAGNHDSPSFLSAPKELLKALDVHVVGSPGEDPQDEVLVLRDKQGRPELIVCAVPYLRDRDIRVAQAGESIEDKERSLVDGIRRHYAEVAARAEGRRAELYAEVPIVATGHLFAAGAQTVDGDGVRELYVGSLAHVNSGIFPDCFDYLALGHLHVPQMVSGLETMRYSGSPLPMGFGEAQQQKYVVLVDFKSRTANPADKTSQPGIELFPVPVFQKLERVRGDWEGIASRIIELAAAGSPVWLEIIYDGTEVIGDLRQRLDAAISGTGMEILRVKNNRIVDRVLGQIHEEETLDDLNLDDVFERCLAMHDVPEEQRPELFRAYQETLASLYQDDVRAE from the coding sequence GTGAAACTTCTTCATACATCGGATTGGCACATCGGGCGCACCCTGTACGGCAGAAAGCGTTACGAGGAGTTCGAAGCATTCCTGGACTGGCTGGTCCGGGTGATTCAGCAGCATCGAATCGATGCGCTGCTGGTGGCGGGTGACGTGTTTGATACCAGTGCTCCGAGTAACCGCGCCCAACAGCTGTATTATCGCCTGCTCTGCCGGGTGGCGGCGTCCTGTTGTCGCCATGTGGTGATTGTGGCGGGCAACCACGATTCGCCTTCGTTTCTCTCCGCCCCTAAAGAACTGCTCAAAGCCCTCGATGTGCATGTGGTGGGAAGCCCTGGCGAAGATCCGCAGGACGAGGTGCTTGTGCTTCGCGACAAGCAGGGCAGGCCTGAACTGATCGTCTGCGCCGTGCCTTATCTTCGCGACCGGGATATTCGCGTGGCGCAAGCCGGCGAGAGCATCGAGGACAAGGAGCGCAGTCTGGTCGACGGCATAAGGCGGCACTACGCCGAAGTCGCGGCACGGGCCGAAGGCAGGCGCGCCGAATTATACGCGGAGGTGCCCATCGTCGCCACGGGGCATCTGTTTGCCGCGGGCGCTCAGACCGTTGACGGCGATGGCGTGCGCGAACTCTATGTGGGCTCCCTGGCGCATGTGAATTCCGGCATTTTTCCGGATTGTTTTGATTACCTGGCACTGGGGCACCTGCATGTTCCACAGATGGTGAGCGGCCTCGAAACCATGCGTTACAGCGGTTCGCCGCTGCCCATGGGATTCGGGGAGGCGCAACAGCAGAAATATGTGGTGCTGGTCGATTTTAAAAGCAGGACGGCCAACCCCGCCGACAAAACTTCCCAACCGGGCATCGAACTTTTTCCCGTTCCGGTGTTCCAGAAACTGGAGCGTGTCAGGGGGGACTGGGAAGGCATCGCAAGCCGCATTATCGAACTGGCCGCGGCAGGGTCCCCGGTGTGGCTCGAAATCATCTACGATGGCACGGAGGTCATCGGTGATTTGCGCCAGCGTCTGGATGCCGCCATCAGCGGAACCGGAATGGAAATTCTGCGTGTCAAAAACAACCGCATCGTCGATCGGGTGCTGGGGCAGATTCACGAAGAGGAAACCCTCGACGACCTGAACCTTGACGATGTGTTCGAACGCTGCCTCGCCATGCATGACGTGCCTGAAGAGCAACGGCCGGAGCTGTTTCGTGCCTACCAGGAAACGCTCGCGTCTCTCTATCAAGACGATGTGCGGGCGGAATAG
- a CDS encoding 2Fe-2S iron-sulfur cluster-binding protein, translating to MSTVSLTINGLEVTVPKGTKLLDAALGAGFFIPTLCHDENSPNYGGCRICVVEVKGARALVASCCAEAANGMVVETESPAVVEARKTILELMLANHPADCLTCDKAGNCRLQDYAFRYDVKQPNFGGERKDHEFDDSNPYINRDMNKCILCARCVRTCKAVTDRAVIDLAYRGFKTKVATALDAKLAESLCVSCGRCVSVCPVGALTYRSFSGKARMWEVEKEQVTCTWCDAGCQFDLVRKDGKAIGVAAKNPSEGRPLCLKGRLGLELRYNDEPLKPMLKKDDQFVEVSWTEALGLEEIVSKLK from the coding sequence TTGTCTACTGTTTCTTTAACCATAAATGGCCTTGAGGTCACGGTACCCAAGGGTACCAAGTTGCTGGATGCGGCGTTGGGAGCCGGCTTCTTTATTCCGACCTTGTGTCACGATGAAAACAGCCCCAACTACGGTGGCTGCCGCATTTGCGTGGTCGAAGTCAAGGGCGCCCGCGCTCTGGTCGCCTCGTGTTGCGCCGAGGCCGCCAACGGCATGGTCGTCGAGACCGAGTCGCCGGCTGTCGTCGAAGCCCGGAAGACCATCCTCGAACTGATGCTGGCCAATCATCCTGCGGATTGCCTGACCTGCGACAAGGCCGGCAATTGCCGTCTGCAGGACTATGCTTTCCGTTACGATGTGAAGCAGCCCAACTTTGGCGGCGAGAGGAAAGACCACGAATTCGACGATAGCAATCCCTACATCAACCGGGATATGAACAAATGTATCCTGTGCGCCAGGTGTGTCCGGACCTGCAAAGCCGTGACAGACCGGGCCGTCATCGATCTGGCCTATCGCGGCTTCAAAACCAAGGTCGCGACGGCGCTGGACGCCAAACTCGCTGAATCCCTCTGCGTGTCCTGCGGGCGCTGCGTGTCCGTGTGCCCGGTAGGCGCCCTGACCTACCGCTCCTTCTCCGGCAAGGCCCGTATGTGGGAAGTGGAAAAAGAGCAGGTAACCTGTACCTGGTGCGACGCCGGTTGCCAGTTCGACCTGGTGCGCAAGGACGGCAAAGCCATCGGTGTTGCAGCCAAAAACCCCTCCGAGGGACGCCCCTTGTGCCTTAAGGGCCGCCTCGGTCTGGAACTGCGCTACAACGATGAGCCGCTCAAGCCGATGCTCAAGAAGGACGATCAGTTTGTCGAGGTCTCCTGGACCGAGGCACTGGGTCTTGAAGAGATTGTTTCCAAACTGAAATAA